The Patescibacteria group bacterium genome has a segment encoding these proteins:
- the dnaJ gene encoding molecular chaperone DnaJ, whose amino-acid sequence MAKDYYETLGVPKTATEAEIKTAYRKMAHQHHPDKQGGDEAKFKEVNEAYQTLSNKDKRAKYDQFGRNYDGSQGFNWQDFARQQGASSGYSTNVNFEDMGFGDIGDIFGDLFGMGGRSRRQATDYSGNDVEAAIELDFREAVFGTNKTLNLQKTVTCSRCRGNTAEPGTKIESCSQCGGTGQVERLQNTVLGQIRTRGICPKCAGVGKIPVEPCHQCHGQGIIRDHQKLEVKIPAGIDDGQTIRLSGQGEAGQHGASAGDLFLRIRVGTDPRFARERDTIRTAAEITISTAVLGGTVSVETIDGEVDLKIPAGTPSGRVFKLKERGVPKLNSRGRGDQLVTVSIRVPQHASKKVKKIMEELEEEGE is encoded by the coding sequence ATGGCCAAAGATTACTACGAGACATTAGGCGTACCCAAAACCGCCACCGAAGCCGAGATCAAGACAGCTTATCGCAAGATGGCGCATCAACACCACCCCGACAAACAGGGCGGTGATGAGGCAAAATTCAAAGAGGTCAACGAGGCCTACCAAACATTGTCGAATAAAGACAAGCGCGCCAAATATGACCAGTTTGGGCGCAATTACGATGGATCGCAGGGTTTTAATTGGCAGGACTTCGCCCGGCAGCAGGGCGCATCATCCGGCTACAGTACCAATGTCAATTTCGAGGACATGGGTTTCGGCGATATCGGCGACATCTTCGGCGATCTGTTTGGCATGGGCGGACGCAGTCGGCGCCAAGCCACGGATTACAGCGGGAACGATGTGGAAGCCGCGATCGAATTGGATTTCCGGGAAGCTGTTTTTGGCACCAACAAAACTCTGAACCTGCAGAAAACAGTGACTTGTTCCCGTTGCCGCGGCAACACCGCCGAACCGGGGACGAAAATCGAATCATGTTCCCAGTGCGGCGGTACGGGTCAAGTGGAACGTTTACAAAACACTGTCTTAGGACAAATTCGCACCCGGGGTATCTGTCCCAAATGCGCCGGAGTGGGCAAGATACCGGTCGAGCCCTGCCATCAATGTCATGGCCAGGGGATTATCCGTGACCACCAGAAGCTGGAAGTAAAAATACCGGCGGGCATAGACGATGGCCAGACGATTCGACTGTCCGGCCAGGGTGAAGCCGGGCAGCATGGCGCGTCGGCGGGCGATTTGTTTTTGCGCATCAGAGTCGGGACCGATCCGAGGTTTGCGCGCGAACGCGACACTATTCGCACCGCAGCCGAAATTACGATTTCTACGGCGGTACTGGGCGGCACTGTGTCAGTCGAGACGATTGACGGCGAAGTAGATTTAAAAATCCCAGCCGGAACGCCATCGGGTCGCGTCTTCAAACTCAAGGAACGCGGCGTGCCAAAGTTAAACAGCCGCGGCCGGGGTGATCAATTAGTCACGGTGTCAATTCGCGTTCCCCAACACGCTTCGAAGAAAGTGAAGAAGATCATGGAGGAATTGGAGGAAGAAGGTGAGTAA
- a CDS encoding DUF3467 domain-containing protein, with product MDNQSQRQIQIKVTDDVMRGVYANAMSVVHSKEEFTIDFMNIYPHQGAGIVNGRVIISPGHMKRIIEALQDNLGKYENQFGKIEPAKAPEPIGFQTA from the coding sequence ATGGACAACCAATCTCAACGCCAGATTCAGATCAAAGTGACCGATGACGTCATGCGCGGGGTGTACGCCAACGCCATGTCAGTGGTACACTCAAAGGAGGAATTTACCATTGATTTCATGAATATCTACCCGCATCAGGGCGCCGGCATCGTCAATGGAAGGGTGATAATCTCACCGGGTCACATGAAGCGGATTATCGAGGCGCTCCAGGACAATCTGGGTAAATATGAAAATCAGTTCGGCAAGATCGAACCGGCCAAAGCGCCCGAGCCGATCGGCTTTCAAACCGCCTAA
- the dnaK gene encoding molecular chaperone DnaK translates to MAKTLGIDLGTTNSAMAVIEGGEPKVLENREGARTTPSVVAISKSNERMVGMTARRQAVTNHQNTIFSIKRLIGRRFDDAEVQRDLKTLPYKIKQSGEGVVVDMNGQDYTPQQISAMILQKLKADAEAKLGETITDAVITVPAYFDDAQRQATKDAGQIAGLNVKRIINEPTAAALAYGFDKKKDEKIAVYDLGGGTFDISILEVASDTVQVLSTNGDTHLGGDDFDKRIIDWIITEFKKDQGIDLGNDPMALQRLKESAEKAKHELSTTTETEINQPFITTDASGPKHLVLKLTRAKLEELVGDLITATLEPVKKALADAKLSTSDIQEVVMVGGMTRMPLVVQTVEKYFGKKPHLGVNPDEVVAVGAAVQAGVLQGEVRDVLLLDVTPLTLGLETLGGVMTPLIERNTTIPTAKSQVFSTAADNQTSVEIHVLQGERQMAADNKALGRFILDGIPPAPRGVPQVEVTFDIDADGILSVTAKDKATSKEQKITIQATTSLSKDEIEKMKKEAEAHAADDKTKKELIEVRNMADTLIYTSEKALREAGDKVKDDDKKDIQSKIDAVKKVKDGDDKAAIDRATQELSQAIQKIGQAMYGNQQPGQPADGAQPGAGATEAPKKDEGPVEGEVQDKK, encoded by the coding sequence ATGGCAAAAACACTCGGAATTGACCTGGGTACGACAAATTCAGCGATGGCCGTGATCGAAGGCGGCGAGCCGAAGGTGCTGGAAAATCGCGAAGGCGCCCGCACAACGCCGTCAGTAGTGGCGATTTCCAAGAGCAACGAACGGATGGTCGGCATGACTGCCCGCCGCCAGGCCGTGACTAATCACCAGAACACGATATTTTCTATCAAACGGCTGATTGGCCGCCGGTTCGATGACGCGGAAGTACAGCGCGACTTGAAAACGCTGCCGTACAAGATCAAGCAGTCGGGTGAGGGTGTGGTCGTGGACATGAACGGCCAGGATTATACGCCCCAGCAGATCTCAGCCATGATTTTGCAGAAACTAAAAGCCGACGCCGAAGCCAAACTGGGCGAGACGATCACCGACGCGGTGATTACCGTTCCGGCCTACTTTGACGATGCCCAACGACAGGCTACGAAAGACGCCGGACAAATTGCCGGCTTGAACGTCAAGCGGATCATCAACGAGCCGACGGCGGCCGCGCTGGCTTACGGCTTCGATAAGAAGAAAGATGAAAAAATCGCGGTCTATGACCTGGGCGGTGGTACGTTTGATATCTCGATCCTGGAAGTCGCCTCGGACACCGTTCAGGTGCTATCCACCAATGGTGATACCCACCTAGGCGGGGATGACTTCGACAAGCGGATCATTGATTGGATCATCACTGAATTTAAAAAAGACCAAGGCATCGACTTGGGTAACGATCCGATGGCTCTACAGCGGCTGAAAGAGTCGGCTGAAAAAGCCAAACACGAACTGTCGACCACGACCGAAACGGAGATCAACCAGCCGTTTATCACCACTGACGCTTCGGGTCCGAAGCACTTGGTACTGAAACTAACTCGAGCCAAGCTGGAAGAGTTGGTTGGTGACTTAATCACCGCCACGCTGGAGCCGGTAAAAAAGGCTTTAGCCGACGCCAAACTGTCCACTTCGGATATACAGGAAGTTGTGATGGTCGGTGGCATGACCCGCATGCCCTTGGTGGTGCAGACGGTCGAAAAATACTTCGGCAAGAAACCGCACCTGGGCGTGAACCCGGACGAAGTCGTTGCCGTAGGCGCGGCTGTTCAAGCCGGCGTGCTCCAGGGCGAAGTGCGCGACGTGCTATTGCTAGACGTCACCCCGCTAACACTTGGCCTGGAAACTCTCGGCGGTGTCATGACTCCGTTGATCGAACGCAATACCACGATCCCGACTGCCAAGTCGCAGGTCTTCTCGACCGCGGCCGACAATCAAACCTCGGTTGAAATCCACGTCCTGCAAGGTGAACGACAAATGGCCGCCGACAATAAAGCTCTGGGCCGGTTTATTCTCGATGGCATCCCACCGGCACCGCGCGGTGTTCCGCAGGTGGAAGTCACCTTTGATATCGATGCTGACGGTATCTTGAGCGTCACGGCTAAGGATAAGGCAACCAGCAAAGAACAGAAGATCACTATCCAGGCCACGACCAGCTTGTCCAAAGACGAGATTGAAAAGATGAAAAAAGAAGCCGAAGCGCACGCCGCCGATGACAAGACCAAGAAAGAATTGATCGAAGTGCGTAATATGGCCGATACGCTCATCTACACTTCCGAAAAAGCCCTGCGTGAAGCCGGTGACAAGGTCAAGGACGATGACAAGAAAGACATCCAATCCAAGATCGACGCGGTGAAGAAAGTCAAAGATGGTGACGACAAAGCCGCCATCGATAGGGCCACCCAGGAACTTTCCCAAGCCATTCAGAAGATCGGCCAGGCGATGTATGGCAATCAGCAACCCGGTCAGCCCGCAGATGGAGCTCAACCCGGAGCCGGTGCCACCGAAGCGCCCAAAAAGGACGAGGGACCGGTTGAGGGTGAAGTACAAGATAAGAAATAG
- a CDS encoding Hsp20/alpha crystallin family protein, producing MSIIKWQPLVEPWDELERWFGNAAPMARGGMMPAVDVYQTKNDVVIEAPLPGLKAEDVTLSIENDVLTIEGKVEHKSEIDDKEYYRREVRMGSFHRAVALPTSVQSDKADAKFEDGVLKVVIPKAEHAKPKTIDIKVVKKN from the coding sequence ATGTCAATCATCAAATGGCAACCATTAGTAGAACCGTGGGACGAGCTCGAGCGCTGGTTCGGCAACGCCGCTCCAATGGCGCGCGGCGGCATGATGCCCGCGGTTGACGTCTATCAGACTAAAAATGACGTGGTCATTGAGGCGCCCTTGCCGGGTTTGAAAGCCGAAGACGTCACGCTCTCGATCGAAAACGACGTATTGACGATCGAAGGCAAAGTAGAGCATAAATCCGAGATTGATGATAAGGAATACTACCGCCGGGAAGTACGGATGGGATCATTCCACCGGGCGGTGGCACTGCCGACGTCGGTGCAATCAGACAAAGCCGACGCCAAGTTTGAAGACGGTGTGCTCAAAGTGGTCATTCCCAAAGCGGAACACGCCAAGCCCAAAACGATCGATATTAAGGTCGTGAAGAAGAACTAA
- a CDS encoding nucleotide exchange factor GrpE, whose amino-acid sequence MTHSHDEPVKDVPDNNQPVNPVSELAQCRQQAEEYLNGWKRAKADYANLRKETDKQQMEFVKYANAALIHELLPLVGHFQEAFRHLPDDLKDSDWVKGIRHIQTNLDALLANCGVKEIPTVGEKFDPEQHEAVGTVKGDQPSGTIVEKVKPGFRMYEQVLQPAKVKVAE is encoded by the coding sequence ATGACTCACAGTCACGACGAACCCGTTAAAGATGTACCAGATAATAACCAGCCGGTTAATCCCGTTTCAGAATTGGCTCAATGCCGCCAACAAGCCGAGGAGTATCTCAACGGCTGGAAGCGGGCCAAAGCCGACTATGCCAATCTGCGAAAGGAAACGGACAAGCAGCAGATGGAGTTCGTTAAATACGCCAATGCAGCGTTGATCCACGAACTGCTGCCTTTGGTGGGACATTTTCAGGAGGCTTTCAGGCATTTACCAGATGATCTAAAGGATTCTGATTGGGTTAAAGGCATCCGGCATATTCAAACCAATTTGGACGCGCTACTGGCTAATTGCGGCGTTAAAGAAATCCCGACCGTTGGGGAAAAGTTCGACCCCGAGCAACACGAAGCCGTTGGTACGGTAAAGGGCGATCAGCCCAGTGGCACCATCGTTGAAAAAGTGAAGCCCGGTTTCAGAATGTACGAGCAGGTTTTACAACCGGCCAAGGTTAAAGTCGCCGAATAG
- a CDS encoding glycosyltransferase family 4 protein produces MFDYMRIGIVTQAYFPIHGGVTEHVHHTAVELEKRGHEVTIITANFNRDDKQYDSHRVRRVGFDVTLPSNGAFCNVTFGFRLAEQLRDLEREKKFDLVHIHSPVDPILPLVATKTFIAPKIGTFHTYMDSSLGFEILQHFTMKIFQRLSGRIAVSAPARDFFNKYYPGDYRVIPNGVDTERFRPDVGKLEQYQDGSLNIVFVGRLDPRKGLKYLLKAMPIVAAAVPKVRLIVVGGGALKEYYRTFVMDEIRDRVIFEGFVPAAILPSYFATADLFIAPATEGESFGIVLLEAMAAGVPIVASNITGYNTVLNNGQEGFLVPKEKPLHLAEKIIELLRDTELRQRLGKQGCQTARQYSWPKVTDRIEAYYHEVLGRK; encoded by the coding sequence GTGTTTGACTATATGCGTATTGGCATTGTAACTCAAGCCTATTTCCCCATTCACGGTGGCGTCACGGAGCATGTTCATCACACGGCGGTCGAGCTGGAAAAACGCGGCCATGAAGTGACGATAATCACCGCAAATTTTAACCGTGACGATAAGCAATACGACAGCCACCGAGTCCGTCGAGTGGGATTCGATGTGACCCTGCCCAGCAACGGAGCTTTTTGTAATGTCACCTTCGGTTTTCGGCTGGCCGAGCAATTGCGCGACTTGGAGCGGGAAAAGAAATTCGATCTGGTGCACATTCACTCGCCGGTTGACCCAATCCTGCCGCTGGTCGCCACCAAGACATTCATCGCGCCCAAGATCGGTACTTTTCATACCTACATGGATTCATCACTGGGTTTCGAGATCCTGCAGCACTTTACCATGAAGATATTCCAGCGTTTGTCCGGACGGATCGCGGTTTCGGCGCCGGCCCGGGATTTCTTCAATAAGTACTACCCGGGTGATTATCGGGTGATACCCAATGGGGTTGACACCGAGCGATTTCGTCCAGATGTCGGAAAATTGGAACAATATCAGGATGGTTCGCTCAACATTGTGTTTGTCGGTCGGCTGGATCCACGCAAGGGATTAAAATATCTGCTCAAAGCCATGCCGATCGTCGCCGCGGCGGTTCCGAAAGTCCGTCTGATCGTAGTCGGCGGGGGAGCGCTTAAGGAGTATTACCGGACTTTTGTCATGGACGAGATTCGGGATCGGGTAATTTTTGAAGGCTTTGTGCCGGCGGCGATTCTGCCTAGCTATTTTGCCACAGCCGATTTATTCATTGCGCCAGCCACCGAAGGCGAAAGTTTTGGGATTGTACTTCTAGAGGCAATGGCAGCCGGCGTGCCGATTGTCGCTTCGAATATTACCGGTTACAACACGGTGCTAAACAATGGCCAAGAGGGGTTTTTGGTACCAAAAGAAAAACCGCTGCATTTGGCGGAAAAGATAATCGAATTGTTGCGTGATACGGAACTGCGCCAACGGCTAGGCAAACAAGGCTGTCAAACCGCCCGGCAATATTCCTGGCCCAAGGTGACCGATCGGATTGAGGCCTATTATCACGAGGTACTGGGCAGGAAGTAA
- a CDS encoding endonuclease domain-containing protein, with translation MPVLFNLRNHKSKRKALRNRSTLAEWRLWECLRHSQFCGYKFRRQQGIGKYVLDFYCPKLKLAIEVDGATHSTPRERAYDQKRQQWLESLGIQVIRFTNQDVFEGLDNVLVKLKEVCAEREQLLNHP, from the coding sequence ATGCCGGTTTTGTTTAATCTGCGAAATCACAAATCAAAGCGCAAGGCGTTACGAAACCGAAGCACTCTCGCAGAGTGGAGGTTATGGGAGTGTTTGCGACACAGTCAATTTTGTGGGTATAAATTTCGTCGACAGCAAGGGATTGGAAAGTATGTTTTAGACTTTTATTGTCCAAAACTTAAGCTAGCAATCGAAGTTGATGGAGCAACACATAGTACACCGAGGGAAAGGGCATATGATCAAAAAAGACAACAATGGTTAGAGTCTTTGGGCATACAAGTAATACGTTTTACGAACCAAGACGTGTTTGAAGGTTTGGATAATGTGTTGGTAAAATTGAAGGAAGTGTGCGCTGAGAGGGAACAACTCCTCAACCACCCCTAA